The Nitrosopumilus cobalaminigenes genome contains a region encoding:
- a CDS encoding aldo/keto reductase — protein MISGCASVEGTEKFAQNSGVNKENFKIFANLSLSNIGIGTYLGEPDAKTDELVTSAVKQSVLSGINVIDTAINYRSQKAERSVGKAIAELIQDGKISRDQIFISSKNGYVTNDADVDLGFWEYVKEEYSKKGVIQEGDVTSGYHCMTIPYLSDQLDRSLKNLNVECLDLLYLHNAVEGQIKDVSKEKFLENLKSVFKLYEEKRKEGKIKFYGMATWECFRVAPDNPQYLSLEETVNMAKEIGGENHGFRFIQLPYNMNYDQALLSKTQILGTENVSVLEAAVRLGVGVFTSVPFMQGRLLSPGVMPEFDELKPSSRALQFIRSTPGVIAPLVGQKSSEHVSENLEVMTIPPMSEDEFLLLVKKLTS, from the coding sequence ATGATTTCTGGATGTGCTAGCGTTGAGGGTACTGAAAAATTTGCTCAAAATTCAGGCGTAAATAAAGAAAACTTTAAGATATTTGCAAATTTATCTTTGTCAAATATTGGCATTGGAACTTATCTGGGTGAACCTGATGCAAAAACTGATGAATTAGTTACTAGTGCAGTAAAACAATCTGTTTTATCTGGAATTAATGTAATTGACACTGCAATCAATTATCGATCTCAAAAAGCAGAGCGTTCTGTTGGAAAGGCTATTGCTGAATTAATTCAAGATGGAAAAATTTCACGTGATCAAATCTTCATTAGTTCTAAAAATGGATATGTTACAAATGATGCTGATGTTGATCTAGGTTTTTGGGAATACGTAAAAGAAGAATATTCTAAAAAAGGTGTGATTCAAGAAGGAGATGTTACATCCGGTTATCATTGTATGACTATTCCATATCTATCTGATCAATTAGATAGAAGTTTGAAAAATCTTAATGTTGAATGCTTAGATTTACTCTATCTTCACAATGCTGTTGAGGGACAAATTAAAGATGTATCAAAAGAAAAATTTTTAGAAAATCTAAAATCTGTTTTTAAATTATATGAAGAAAAACGAAAAGAAGGAAAAATAAAATTTTATGGAATGGCAACTTGGGAGTGTTTTAGAGTTGCACCTGATAATCCTCAATATCTTTCACTTGAAGAAACAGTAAACATGGCAAAAGAAATTGGTGGTGAAAATCATGGGTTTAGATTTATTCAATTACCTTACAACATGAATTATGATCAAGCGTTACTTTCAAAAACTCAAATCCTTGGAACCGAAAATGTTTCTGTATTGGAAGCTGCAGTTAGATTGGGAGTTGGGGTATTCACTAGTGTTCCTTTCATGCAGGGAAGATTGTTGTCTCCGGGAGTAATGCCTGAGTTTGATGAATTAAAACCATCGTCACGTGCTTTACAGTTTATTCGTTCGACTCCTGGGGTTATTGCTCCTTTGGTTGGGCAAAAATCCTCTGAACATGTTTCAGAAAATCTTGAAGTGATGACTATTCCTCCGATGTCTGAGGATGAATTTCTTTTATTGGTCAAAAAATTGACTTCTTGA
- a CDS encoding DUF6659 family protein — MSAKIYDYTKICDSILAVDPKIRFAGVINERGRLVAGGMKENVEPLESEKDDEMIFMELALRVKMRKEFDKQLGQVNFAMASRERALAISVIINDDILYVVAEPDSDYGILPKKIIEIIQS; from the coding sequence TTGTCTGCAAAAATTTATGATTATACCAAAATCTGTGATTCTATACTGGCTGTTGATCCTAAAATTAGATTCGCTGGTGTGATTAACGAACGTGGTCGTCTAGTTGCAGGTGGCATGAAAGAAAATGTCGAACCTTTGGAAAGTGAAAAAGATGACGAAATGATTTTCATGGAACTAGCTTTACGTGTTAAAATGAGAAAAGAGTTTGATAAGCAACTAGGGCAAGTAAATTTTGCTATGGCCTCTAGAGAAAGAGCACTAGCAATTAGTGTAATAATCAATGATGACATTTTGTATGTTGTAGCCGAACCTGACTCTGATTATGGCATACTCCCAAAGAAAATTATTGAAATAATTCAATCTTAA
- a CDS encoding YHS domain-containing protein, whose product MPVDPVCGIEFDEDLAVIHEHDGKKFYFCCNGCRRIFIKKPRKYKNNV is encoded by the coding sequence GTGCCAGTAGATCCTGTATGTGGAATTGAATTTGATGAAGATTTAGCAGTTATTCATGAACATGATGGAAAAAAATTCTATTTTTGTTGTAATGGCTGTAGACGTATTTTTATCAAAAAACCTAGAAAATACAAAAATAATGTTTAG
- a CDS encoding asparagine synthase C-terminal domain-containing protein — protein MEEYSQNLYTALEESCKECTSNLISLSGGLDSSIIAYLLKQKKPKAIAVIAEDFVSTDLTYCQMISKDLGLPLTIFNVKTAEILEAVEKTIKILKNFNDIEIRNNVVMYLAMKWAKDNGEKSIITGDGADELFAGYSFLVNKSEEELEKEIKRICSVMHFPTQKIGNALGITVESPFLNERVIKIAEDIPVKFKVKEENGKRHGKWILRKTFEKNIPQQIAWRDKSPMQDGSGTAGLTNLFESIIGEEKYVEKKLTVEKTDGVVIRSRESMHYYEIFKKLFGSPADTKSDELCPYCKHHVGTSKFCRMCGAFPI, from the coding sequence TTGGAAGAATATTCTCAAAATCTGTACACTGCTTTAGAGGAATCATGTAAGGAATGCACATCAAATTTAATTTCATTGTCAGGAGGCCTAGATAGTTCCATTATAGCGTATTTGTTAAAGCAAAAAAAGCCTAAAGCAATTGCAGTTATTGCAGAAGATTTCGTATCTACAGATTTAACATATTGTCAAATGATTTCAAAAGATTTAGGATTACCATTAACAATTTTCAATGTCAAAACTGCAGAGATTCTTGAAGCAGTAGAAAAAACAATCAAAATCTTAAAAAATTTCAATGACATAGAAATTAGAAACAATGTAGTCATGTACCTTGCAATGAAATGGGCAAAAGACAATGGAGAAAAATCAATCATTACCGGAGACGGGGCTGATGAATTATTTGCAGGATATAGTTTCCTAGTCAACAAATCAGAAGAAGAATTAGAAAAAGAAATTAAAAGAATATGTTCAGTTATGCATTTTCCAACCCAAAAAATTGGAAATGCCTTAGGAATAACTGTTGAATCACCATTTCTTAATGAAAGAGTAATAAAAATTGCTGAAGATATTCCGGTCAAATTCAAAGTTAAAGAAGAGAATGGAAAACGACATGGGAAGTGGATATTGCGTAAAACTTTTGAAAAAAATATTCCACAACAGATTGCTTGGAGAGATAAATCACCAATGCAAGATGGTTCAGGAACTGCAGGATTGACCAATTTGTTTGAATCAATCATAGGAGAAGAAAAATATGTTGAAAAGAAATTGACAGTTGAAAAAACAGACGGAGTGGTAATTAGGAGTAGAGAATCAATGCATTATTATGAAATTTTCAAGAAGTTGTTTGGATCTCCAGCAGATACTAAATCAGATGAGTTATGCCCATATTGCAAGCACCATGTAGGTACATCAAAGTTTTGTAGAATGTGCGGGGCTTTCCCAATCTAA
- a CDS encoding transcriptional regulator, which produces MLLPAEIESKTLIPALRAILAKKLAEDHNIREDEISKMLGVTQAAISNYIRGTRGDPSLIAKLLAEKQVAIMIDELSDNLSSDMAYTPSSLSKFIGLCNYIKSSLLICEIHHNLESNIDEQVCKECENMLLKGPGSVY; this is translated from the coding sequence ATGCTACTTCCTGCTGAAATAGAATCTAAAACTCTAATTCCTGCTTTACGTGCAATTCTTGCCAAAAAGCTTGCCGAAGATCATAATATTAGAGAAGATGAAATTTCTAAAATGCTTGGAGTAACACAAGCTGCTATTAGCAATTATATCCGTGGTACTAGAGGTGACCCTTCTTTGATTGCTAAACTGTTAGCAGAAAAACAAGTTGCAATTATGATTGATGAATTAAGCGATAACCTCTCTTCTGATATGGCATACACTCCTTCTAGTCTTTCCAAATTCATTGGTTTGTGTAATTATATCAAATCAAGTCTGCTAATTTGTGAGATTCATCATAATTTGGAATCCAACATTGATGAACAAGTATGCAAAGAATGTGAAAATATGCTTTTAAAAGGTCCTGGAAGCGTTTACTAG